The following are encoded together in the Vigna angularis cultivar LongXiaoDou No.4 chromosome 9, ASM1680809v1, whole genome shotgun sequence genome:
- the LOC108320410 gene encoding ras-related protein Rab7, translating into MASRRRMLLKVIILGDSGVGKTSLMNQYVNRKFSNQYKATIGADFLTKEVQFEDRLFTLQIWDTAGQERFQSLGVAFYRGADCCVLVYDVNVMKSFDNLNHWREEFLIQASPSDPENFPFVVLGNKIDVDGGNSRVVSEKKAKAWCASKGNIPYFETSAKEGFNVEDAFQCIAKNALKNEPEEEMYLPDTIEVGGGGRQQRSTGCEC; encoded by the exons ATGGCATCTCGCCGCCGCATGTTATTGAAGGTCATAATCCTTGGAGATAGCGG GGTCGGTAAAACATCACTGATGAATCA GTATGTGAATCGTAAATTTAGTAATCAGTATAAGGCAACCATTGGTGCAGATTTTCTCACCAAGGAGGTTCAGTTTGAAGATAGGTTGTTCACATTGCAG ATTTGGGATACTGCTGGTCAAGAGAGGTTTCAAAGTCTTGGTGTGGCTTTCTACCGTGGTGCAGATTGCTGTGTCCTTGTTTATGATGTAAATGTAATGAAATCCTTTGACAATCTCAACCACTGGCGAGAAGAATTTCTTATTCAG gCTAGTCCATCTGATCCTGAAAACTTCCCATTTGTTGTATTGGGAAACAAAATAGACGTTGATGGTGGAAACAGCAGAGTT GTTTCTGAGAAGAAAGCAAAGGCATGGTGTGCTTCGAAGGGAAACATACCATACTTCGAGACCTCTGCAAAAGAAGGATTTAATGTTGAAGATGCTTTCCAGTGCATAGCAAAAAATGCACTGAAGAATGAACCTGAAGAAGAAAT GTACCTGCCTGATACAATCGaagttggtggtggtggaaggcAACAGAGATCTACTGGTTGTGAATGTTAA
- the LOC108320616 gene encoding uncharacterized protein LOC108320616 — MESTKEKSGILHQILPPRLEDAGLEDPALPPESIHQAFLQAAAAVKSRAASIFSSADDTEDEDDGCLNDPWPTAKEGSDVVVGIDMENEPPGTCIVDRGVEAGADEVRVAGGGGGDGADDLVVAGEGKLEEDAKACVDELHGLNIEDEKKDGEVREENDEENKKPTLVEGYA; from the coding sequence ATGGAATCTACCAAAGAAAAATCTGGAATTCTGCACCAGATCCTACCTCCGCGTTTAGAAGACGCTGGCCTTGAAGATCCTGCCCTTCCACCGGAATCCATCCATCAAGCTTTTCTCCAAGCCGCCGCCGCTGTCAAATCACGCGCCGCTTCAATTTTCTCCTCCGCTGACGACACGGAGGACGAAGATGACGGTTGCCTTAACGACCCGTGGCCCACCGCCAAGGAAGGCTCTGATGTAGTCGTCGGAATTGACATGGAGAATGAACCGCCGGGAACCTGCATCGTCGATAGGGGAGTCGAGGCTGGTGCCGACGAAGTTAGGGTTGCCGGAGGCGGCGGCGGCGATGGCGCGGACGACCTTGTGGTGGCGGGAGAAGGGAAATTGGAAGAGGATGCGAAAGCGTGCGTGGATGAGTTACACGGGTTGAATATCGAAGATGAGAAGAAAGATGGTGAAGTTAGAGAAGAAAATGACGAAGAAAACAAGAAACCTACCTTGGTTGAAGGGTATGCGTGA